CCGCGAACTGCTCCGCCTGCTGGGCATGCCGTTCCGCCGCAGCGAACCCGTCGCGCCGAAGGCCGCGTAATCAAACTCACCTTTTCGACAATGCCCAAGACCTCTGCCATCGAGCGCAACAAGAAGCGCATCAAGCTCGCCGCGAAATTTGCCGCCAAGCGAGCCGAGTTGAAGGCGACCCTCGCCAACCCCGAGACGACCGACACTGACTTCTACGCCGCGCAGAAGAAGCTGCAGAAGCTGCCGCGCAACTCGTCGCCGGTGCGCATCCGCAACCGCTGCTCGATGAGCGGCCGTCCGCGCGCCTACAACCGCAAGTTCGGCGTCTCTCGTATCCAGTTCCGCGAACTCGCGCTCGCCGGCAAGATCCCCGGCGTCGTCAAGTCCTCCTGGTAAAGAATTTGGCCCACGGG
The Opitutus sp. ER46 DNA segment above includes these coding regions:
- the rpsN gene encoding 30S ribosomal protein S14, with product MPKTSAIERNKKRIKLAAKFAAKRAELKATLANPETTDTDFYAAQKKLQKLPRNSSPVRIRNRCSMSGRPRAYNRKFGVSRIQFRELALAGKIPGVVKSSW